A stretch of Henckelia pumila isolate YLH828 chromosome 4, ASM3356847v2, whole genome shotgun sequence DNA encodes these proteins:
- the LOC140861258 gene encoding syntaxin-125-like translates to MNNQFSGSFKIYVEQSNQHGNPNMDDVVEPAGLAYTAERFTDDVDNVKEDIKNVEKIYNSLKESHQNIITTSRTAKTMKDLRTRLTMDLDYLLKLAKQINKKFDALFRANAALRKLPGSGPASNDDDISRASMISGLGESLKLMMRNFQALRSQMEIEQKQVMEGRYLAITGEKATEDAIDHLILCEGSDGSLLQAMQEHGRGAVLDAVAEIHERRDAMIEARKSLMSLHQILLGMATPVEVPTGVGTQSPAENIVPAAPAAAAKGHLKDHERETRRQAYTAIGVSFVITMGLIIALLRTERDLFGNN, encoded by the coding sequence ATGAACAATCAGTTCAGCGGTTCCttcaagatttacgtggaacaGAGCAACCAACATGGAAACCCGAACATGGACGACGTCGTCGAGCCGGCCGGCCTCGCGTATACAGCCGAGAGGTTCACAGATGATGTGGATAACGTGAAGGAGGATATCAAGAACGTGGAGAAGATCTACAACAGCCTCAAAGAATCCCACCAAAACATAATCACAACATCACGTACTGCCAAAACCATGAAAGATCTGCGCACCCGACTCACCATGGATCTCGATTACCTTCTCAAGCTGGCCAAGCAAATCAACAAGAAATTCGACGCACTTTTTCGGGCCAACGCCGCTCTGCGGAAGCTGCCCGGGAGCGGGCCGGCTTCCAACGACGACGACATCTCTCGGGCCTCCATGATCTCCGGGCTGGGCGAGAGCCTGAAGCTCATGATGCGAAACTTCCAGGCGCTGAGGTCTCAAATGGAAATCGAACAGAAGCAAGTGATGGAGGGAAGATACCTCGCCATCACCGGAGAGAAGGCGACGGAAGATGCCATCGATCATTTGATTTTGTGCGAAGGTTCCGACGGGTCTCTTCTCCAAGCCATGCAAGAACACGGGAGAGGCGCCGTTCTGGACGCGGTGGCGGAGATTCACGAAAGGCGTGACGCCATGATAGAGGCCCGGAAGAGCTTGATGAGCCTGCACCAGATATTACTCGGCATGGCTACGCCAGTCGAGGTGCCGACTGGCGTTGGCACGCAGAGCCCTGCGGAGAACATCGTGCCGGCGGCTCCGGCGGCGGCGGCGAAAGGACATTTGAAGGATCACGAGAGAGAGACGAGAAGACAGGCGTACACAGCAATTGGCGTGTCATTTGTGATCACTATGGGTCTCATAATCGCGCTTCTGCGAACAGAGCGTGATTTGTTCggaaacaattaa
- the LOC140865402 gene encoding anamorsin homolog has protein sequence MGQDKLVVLTDQVAVSLTTIWEAIKVVRKEGFEKLDPLIITQASSDCLLKEEASSTDDIICVCKSFEFPSDNLLVNIYSVLRPGGTILVNLTSEPAKGQTMQSSLERKLLLSGFLDVQTSESSQSLAVVGKKPSWNIGSSFSIKKFMPVLPKVHFDDDMDLIDEDSLLTEDDLKKPQLPLGDCEVGSARKACKNCTCGRAEEEEKVLKLGLTIDQLNNPQSACGNCGLGDAFRCSTCPYKGLPAFKLGEKVTLTGSFLAADI, from the exons ATGGGGCAGGATAAGTTGGTGGTGCTGACTGATCAAGTAGCCGTGTCTCTTACCACTATTTGGGAGGCAATCAAGGTGGTGAGGAAGGAGGGATTTGAAAAGCTCGATCCTTTGATCATCACTCAAGCTTCCTCAGAct GTCTATTGAAGGAGGAAGCTTCATCTACAGATGATATTATCTGTGTTTGTAAATCATTTGAGTTTCCCAGTGATAATTTGCTGGTCAATATTTATAGCGTGTTAAGACCCGGTGGAACTATTCTTGTTAATTTGACTTCGGAACCTGCCAAGGGGCAAACG ATGCAATCTTCCCTTGAGCGCAAGTTACTGTTGAGTGGGTTTCTGGATGTACAAACTTCTGAAAGTAGCCAATCTCTTGCA GTGGTGGGTAAGAAGCCCTCATGGAATATTGGTTCGTCAttttccattaagaaattcaTGCCAGTTCTACCCAAAGTCCATTTTGACGATGATATGGATTTAATTGATGAGGATAGCCTCCTCACAGAAGATGATCTAAAAAAACCTCAGCTGCCACTTG GTGATTGTGAAGTTGGAAGTGCGAGGAAAGCCTGTAAAAACTGCACTTGTGGAAGGGCTGAGGAAGAGGAAAAAGTGCTGAAGCTTGGACTTACCATAGACCAGCTGAATAATCCTCAATCTGCTTGTGGAAAT TGTGGTCTTGGTGATGCTTTTCGATGCAGTACGTGCCCTTACAAGGGTCTTCCAGCTTTTAAACTAGGCGAAAAG GTAACATTAACAGGAAGTTTTCTTGCAGCTGATATTTGA
- the LOC140866345 gene encoding acyl-CoA-binding protein-like isoform X2: protein MSLKEEFEEHAKLAKTLPDNTTNETLLTLYGLYKQATVGKVNTSRPGMLSMKERAKWDAWKAVEGKSCEEAMNDYITKVKQLKEQASA from the exons ATGAGTTTGAAG GAGGAATTTGAAGAGCATGCTAAGCTAGCTAAAACTTTGCCGGATAATACGACCAACGAAACTTTGCTTACTCTGTATGGACTCTACAAGCAAGCTACAGTTGGAAAAGTCAACACAA GCCGTCCCGGTATGCTCAGCATGAAGGAGAGAGCAAAGTGGGATGCTTGGAAGGCTGTTGAAG GAAAATCGTGCGAGGAAGCGATGAATGACTATATTACCAAGGTGAAGCAACTGAAGGAACAAGCTTCTGCATGA
- the LOC140866345 gene encoding acyl-CoA-binding protein-like isoform X1 — MQLDIIDHIMIRWQHPEEFEEHAKLAKTLPDNTTNETLLTLYGLYKQATVGKVNTSRPGMLSMKERAKWDAWKAVEGKSCEEAMNDYITKVKQLKEQASA; from the exons ATGCAGTTGGATATTATTGACCatatcatgatcagatggcagcaTCCG GAGGAATTTGAAGAGCATGCTAAGCTAGCTAAAACTTTGCCGGATAATACGACCAACGAAACTTTGCTTACTCTGTATGGACTCTACAAGCAAGCTACAGTTGGAAAAGTCAACACAA GCCGTCCCGGTATGCTCAGCATGAAGGAGAGAGCAAAGTGGGATGCTTGGAAGGCTGTTGAAG GAAAATCGTGCGAGGAAGCGATGAATGACTATATTACCAAGGTGAAGCAACTGAAGGAACAAGCTTCTGCATGA